From Roseburia hominis, the proteins below share one genomic window:
- a CDS encoding site-specific integrase: protein MSTENVLGEKMFRFLRRNVYQERGGEEGYFDEFAKAWLGNVKFHVKESSYVKYYNLVEKHILPQLGQVKISNFTTKLVEDYIEEKLKNGKIRGKGGLSEKTVRDILVVLKEICLFARRQNVDFPCHLELIKVRAAEPEIQVLSYKEQMCLEEFLMEDDELTKTGILLSLYMGLRIGEVCALQRKHIRFESGILEVRGTMQRIQDFNGNVGTKTKVVVTEPKSISSKRDIPIPEFLMGRLRKLEDLPEAVYLLSGDEENFVEPRTLENIFKSYLRQCRMKPINYHGLRHTFATRCVENGMDVKSLSEILGHANVNITLNKYVHSSMDQKRRSMAKVCLISECS, encoded by the coding sequence ATGTCAACTGAAAACGTATTGGGAGAAAAGATGTTTCGTTTTTTGCGCAGGAATGTATATCAGGAGAGGGGAGGTGAGGAAGGATACTTTGATGAGTTTGCGAAGGCATGGCTGGGAAATGTAAAATTTCACGTGAAAGAGTCTTCTTACGTCAAATATTATAATCTTGTGGAGAAACATATTCTTCCGCAACTGGGGCAGGTCAAAATCTCAAATTTCACTACTAAATTGGTAGAAGATTATATTGAAGAAAAGTTAAAAAATGGAAAAATTCGCGGAAAAGGAGGTCTATCCGAGAAAACGGTACGAGATATTTTAGTAGTATTAAAAGAAATATGCCTCTTTGCGAGGAGGCAAAATGTTGATTTTCCATGTCACCTGGAACTCATTAAAGTGAGAGCGGCGGAACCGGAAATTCAGGTACTTAGTTATAAGGAACAAATGTGTTTGGAAGAGTTTTTGATGGAAGATGATGAGCTGACCAAAACAGGGATTTTGTTGAGCCTGTATATGGGACTGCGCATCGGGGAGGTCTGCGCGTTGCAAAGGAAGCATATTCGATTTGAGAGTGGAATTCTGGAAGTGAGAGGGACGATGCAGAGGATTCAGGATTTTAACGGCAATGTGGGAACGAAAACAAAAGTGGTGGTTACGGAACCGAAAAGTATTTCTTCTAAACGGGATATACCGATTCCGGAATTTTTGATGGGGCGGCTGCGAAAACTGGAGGATCTGCCAGAGGCGGTCTACTTACTGTCTGGGGATGAGGAAAATTTTGTGGAGCCCCGAACGCTGGAAAATATTTTTAAATCTTATTTGAGGCAGTGCCGGATGAAGCCGATCAATTATCATGGACTTCGACATACGTTTGCGACAAGGTGTGTGGAAAATGGGATGGATGTGAAATCACTCAGCGAGATTTTGGGACATGCGAATGTGAATATTACATTGAATAAATATGTACATTCTTCGATGGACCAGAAGAGGCGGAGTATGGCGAAGGTATGCCTTATATCTGAATGCTCATAG
- a CDS encoding class I SAM-dependent methyltransferase: MSNKYERNLERVRNLKQSQITYWCHEIIRSQAAREGVYIDATMGNGNDTLLLCELAGKNGEVIAFDIQDQALEATKALLTDQGCLERARLIKDGHEHMDQYVKRCSADVICFNFGYLPGGDHRIATSADTSVTAICKGLDILKNGGMMCLCIYSGGDTGFEEKERILEFIKNLPSREYVVIVNEYYNRGNNPPMPVFIFKK, translated from the coding sequence ATAAGCAACAAATATGAGAGGAATTTGGAGAGGGTGAGAAATTTGAAACAATCACAAATCACATACTGGTGCCATGAAATCATTCGTTCGCAGGCAGCCAGAGAGGGAGTTTATATCGACGCAACTATGGGAAATGGAAACGATACTTTGCTGCTTTGTGAGCTTGCCGGAAAGAATGGGGAGGTCATAGCCTTTGATATTCAGGATCAGGCGTTGGAAGCGACCAAAGCGTTGCTTACGGATCAGGGATGTCTGGAAAGGGCACGTTTGATTAAGGACGGGCATGAACATATGGACCAGTATGTAAAGAGATGTTCCGCGGATGTCATTTGTTTTAATTTTGGGTATCTTCCCGGAGGGGATCACCGTATTGCGACCTCGGCGGACACTAGTGTGACCGCGATATGTAAAGGGCTGGATATTTTGAAAAATGGTGGAATGATGTGTCTTTGCATTTATAGCGGCGGGGATACGGGATTTGAGGAGAAGGAACGGATTTTGGAGTTTATTAAAAATCTTCCGTCAAGGGAATATGTCGTGATTGTGAATGAATATTATAATCGGGGAAATAATCCTCCGATGCCAGTGTTTATTTTTAAAAAATAG
- a CDS encoding DUF4231 domain-containing protein, which produces MGKSKNTYEEELYFMKGHESTEEEYFEVVNNYIRYYARRAKRCKYQYYGFNIIKFIALAAIPIIQMIDVTADRPWIAAMASSICLLVESIMGMWRTREKWIIYRDTYNQLGREQRIYATGSGKYAEKEKRFHKFVMNIEALISDEARKWCEVVREKEKDIHESK; this is translated from the coding sequence ATGGGGAAATCAAAAAATACCTATGAAGAAGAACTATATTTTATGAAAGGCCATGAGTCAACAGAAGAGGAATATTTTGAAGTTGTTAACAATTATATTAGATATTATGCAAGACGTGCAAAGAGATGTAAATATCAATATTATGGTTTCAATATTATCAAGTTTATTGCGCTTGCAGCCATTCCGATCATACAAATGATTGATGTAACAGCGGATAGGCCATGGATCGCGGCAATGGCCTCCTCTATTTGTTTGCTGGTGGAGTCAATTATGGGAATGTGGCGTACACGTGAAAAGTGGATTATTTATCGTGACACTTATAATCAACTGGGGAGGGAACAGAGAATATATGCAACAGGGAGTGGAAAATATGCGGAAAAGGAGAAACGATTTCATAAATTTGTTATGAATATAGAGGCATTAATCAGCGATGAAGCGAGAAAATGGTGCGAAGTAGTCCGGGAAAAAGAAAAGGATATTCATGAGAGTAAATAG
- a CDS encoding DegT/DnrJ/EryC1/StrS family aminotransferase encodes MFAKKHDMKPFEKKVWLSSPTMHGKEIKYITEAYETNWMSTVGENINKVEKIICEKLGCKYAVALSAGTAALHLAVKLAGEMMYGKPELGKGALAGQYVASSDMTFDATVNPVVYEGGIPIFIDTEYDTWNMDPAALEKAFELYPEMRVVVIAHLYGTPGKIDELKAICARHGAVMIEDAAESFGATYKGAQTGTFGTFNAISFNGNKIITGSSGGMLLTDDLNAANKVRKWSTQSRENAPWYQHEELGYNYRMSNVIAGVVRGQLPYLEEHIAQKKAIYERYKEGLKGLPVQMNPYDEVNSEPNYWLSCLIIDKDAMCKQVRGEQDVLYISEHGKSCPTEILDAITSINAEGRPIWKPMHVQPIYRMNPFVVRDGNGRARTNAYIEGGCVDVGMDIFNRGLCLPSDNKMTEEQQEKVIEVIRNCFM; translated from the coding sequence ATGTTTGCCAAAAAACATGATATGAAGCCGTTTGAGAAAAAAGTTTGGCTGTCATCGCCGACAATGCACGGTAAGGAGATTAAATATATAACAGAAGCCTACGAGACGAACTGGATGTCTACTGTGGGCGAAAATATAAATAAGGTTGAAAAAATTATTTGTGAAAAGCTGGGCTGTAAGTATGCAGTTGCTTTGTCCGCAGGCACTGCGGCTTTGCACCTGGCAGTAAAACTTGCCGGTGAGATGATGTATGGAAAGCCAGAACTGGGAAAGGGAGCACTTGCCGGACAATATGTTGCATCAAGCGATATGACTTTTGATGCTACGGTTAACCCGGTTGTTTATGAAGGCGGTATCCCTATTTTTATTGACACGGAGTATGATACCTGGAATATGGATCCGGCAGCACTTGAAAAAGCGTTTGAGTTGTATCCGGAAATGAGGGTTGTCGTTATTGCACACCTTTATGGGACACCAGGTAAGATAGACGAACTGAAAGCAATCTGTGCTAGACACGGTGCTGTTATGATCGAAGACGCTGCGGAATCTTTTGGTGCGACTTACAAAGGCGCTCAGACTGGAACATTTGGAACATTCAATGCAATTTCCTTTAATGGGAATAAGATTATCACCGGTTCTTCTGGTGGTATGCTTTTGACAGATGATTTGAATGCGGCAAATAAGGTTCGAAAATGGTCTACACAGTCTAGAGAAAATGCACCATGGTACCAGCATGAGGAACTTGGCTACAACTATCGCATGAGCAATGTGATAGCAGGCGTCGTTCGTGGTCAGCTTCCTTATCTGGAAGAGCATATTGCACAGAAGAAAGCAATTTATGAGCGATACAAAGAAGGTTTAAAGGGGTTGCCGGTGCAGATGAATCCATATGATGAAGTGAATTCTGAACCGAACTACTGGTTAAGCTGTTTGATTATTGATAAAGATGCTATGTGTAAGCAGGTTAGAGGGGAACAGGATGTGCTCTATATCTCAGAGCATGGAAAGAGTTGCCCAACGGAAATTCTGGATGCTATCACAAGCATCAATGCAGAAGGACGTCCAATCTGGAAACCAATGCACGTGCAGCCGATTTACCGTATGAATCCATTTGTGGTTCGGGATGGTAATGGCAGGGCAAGAACAAATGCTTACATTGAGGGTGGTTGTGTCGATGTTGGCATGGATATTTTCAATCGTGGTCTGTGTCTGCCGAGTGATAACAAGATGACGGAAGAACAGCAGGAGAAGGTTATTGAGGTTATTAGGAATTGTTTCATGTAA
- a CDS encoding acetyltransferase translates to MRKLVIIGASGHGKVVADIAVRNGYDEIVFLDDNESVKECSDYPVVGKSEEAVYQKCDVIVAIGDASIRQRIQKKLEYVGVQIATLIHPDAVIAEFVKIGIGTVVMAGAVINPETTIGKGCIINTCSSVDHDCVIGDYVHISIGAHVAGTVNVGERTWIGAGVTVSNNVSICGDCMIGAGAVVIRNISKAGIYLGVPAEEKNMAKENGLGGG, encoded by the coding sequence ATGAGAAAACTGGTAATTATTGGCGCAAGTGGTCATGGTAAAGTCGTGGCAGATATTGCAGTGAGAAATGGGTATGATGAGATCGTTTTCCTTGATGATAACGAATCAGTAAAAGAATGCAGTGATTATCCTGTGGTTGGAAAAAGTGAAGAAGCTGTTTATCAAAAATGTGATGTGATTGTGGCGATTGGAGATGCTTCAATTCGTCAGAGAATACAGAAAAAGCTTGAATATGTTGGCGTGCAGATTGCCACATTGATTCATCCGGATGCTGTCATAGCGGAATTTGTAAAGATTGGAATTGGCACAGTAGTAATGGCAGGTGCTGTTATTAATCCAGAAACGACAATTGGAAAAGGTTGCATCATCAACACCTGTTCATCTGTCGATCATGATTGTGTAATTGGGGATTATGTTCATATTTCTATTGGTGCGCATGTGGCAGGTACAGTCAATGTAGGGGAGAGAACCTGGATTGGTGCAGGAGTAACGGTAAGCAATAATGTAAGCATCTGCGGAGATTGTATGATTGGCGCAGGAGCAGTGGTTATAAGAAATATAAGTAAAGCGGGGATATATTTGGGTGTTCCTGCGGAGGAGAAGAATATGGCAAAAGAAAACGGTCTGGGGGGGGGGTAG
- a CDS encoding protein phosphatase 2C domain-containing protein: protein MKIFRFIRKGTIHQEKGVQCQDTAEYFMQSDDMVVLALSDGASQAQYAKMASECNVRAVIELFQQIALEEFMKFSKEEQKQKVLSQCIYYIGEQARRVGCRDLRHFSATLVFVVINSRFILTGHIGDGAIYMADVAGKICFVSGPENKLSSQQTFFTVSGDAYEHFYIKIVDRKEQNPAMAVLMSDGPQLMFKDRGFGNPEETVKELLPFLVNGLVEDDVDFGRLLDQMTELEVEKLDDWSILAVLLSPEIYAEEVSAQESRTNTIFIPRKYYQGKEGRLASAEIVEQIVWRMSPGYYVYGKGRNREHVYEYYLQGVEQQAVAKVILVRDLVKRSVDRSINMEGRYKAEVARMRGVLHALKRMGDCPNIVDIYADCEVVMEESGEVKMFLVIEKRYSVIRTFIEKRPIFAKRRREKYVTLADYMRSEMRTEYLYMELLARKVAQDILNALLVLEEVHILHGNIREDNIMMDCIAGSPCFVLSGFEGARELNQENAGFDLYCLGNVLYRMLSETKELPYSLWGWGKVKRSFQTTEFGKIILKARSHYKGNGYRQAADMLNDINALE from the coding sequence ATGAAAATATTTCGGTTTATTCGCAAAGGAACAATCCATCAGGAAAAAGGTGTTCAGTGCCAGGATACTGCGGAGTATTTTATGCAGTCAGATGACATGGTAGTGTTGGCATTGTCTGATGGGGCCAGTCAGGCACAGTATGCAAAAATGGCATCGGAGTGTAATGTGCGGGCAGTTATAGAGCTGTTTCAGCAGATTGCATTAGAAGAGTTCATGAAATTCTCTAAAGAGGAGCAGAAACAGAAAGTCCTTAGTCAATGTATATATTATATTGGGGAGCAGGCGCGGCGTGTAGGGTGTAGGGATTTGAGACATTTTTCTGCGACATTGGTATTTGTCGTTATAAATAGCAGGTTTATACTAACCGGCCATATCGGGGATGGAGCTATATATATGGCTGATGTTGCCGGGAAAATCTGTTTTGTGTCTGGACCTGAGAATAAGTTATCCTCACAGCAAACTTTTTTTACGGTGAGTGGGGACGCATATGAGCATTTTTATATTAAAATTGTGGATAGGAAAGAGCAGAATCCTGCTATGGCAGTCCTGATGTCTGATGGTCCGCAGCTTATGTTTAAAGACAGAGGATTTGGTAATCCAGAGGAGACAGTTAAAGAATTGCTGCCTTTCCTTGTGAACGGTTTGGTAGAAGATGATGTGGATTTTGGAAGGCTTCTGGATCAAATGACAGAACTGGAAGTGGAAAAACTTGATGATTGGTCGATTCTTGCAGTTTTATTGAGTCCGGAGATATATGCAGAAGAAGTGTCTGCACAGGAAAGTAGAACCAATACGATTTTTATTCCCCGGAAGTATTATCAGGGAAAGGAAGGACGGCTGGCGAGTGCCGAAATCGTGGAACAAATTGTATGGAGGATGTCGCCTGGATATTATGTGTATGGAAAAGGAAGGAACAGAGAGCACGTTTATGAGTATTATCTTCAGGGGGTGGAACAGCAGGCTGTCGCAAAAGTGATTCTAGTTCGGGATTTGGTCAAAAGATCAGTGGACCGGAGTATCAACATGGAGGGGAGATACAAGGCTGAGGTGGCGAGAATGCGAGGCGTTCTACACGCTCTGAAAAGAATGGGGGATTGTCCAAATATTGTTGATATATATGCGGACTGTGAGGTTGTGATGGAAGAGTCCGGAGAGGTAAAAATGTTTTTAGTTATCGAGAAAAGGTATAGCGTTATTCGGACATTTATCGAAAAAAGACCAATATTCGCTAAAAGAAGGCGGGAGAAATATGTTACTCTGGCAGATTATATGAGAAGTGAGATGAGGACGGAGTATCTGTATATGGAATTGCTTGCCCGAAAGGTGGCGCAAGATATTTTGAATGCATTATTAGTGTTAGAGGAAGTACATATTCTGCATGGAAATATCCGAGAGGATAATATTATGATGGATTGTATTGCAGGAAGCCCTTGCTTTGTGCTGAGCGGCTTTGAAGGAGCCAGGGAGTTGAATCAGGAAAACGCAGGGTTTGATCTGTATTGTTTAGGAAATGTTTTGTACAGAATGTTGTCAGAGACCAAGGAGTTGCCATATTCTTTATGGGGATGGGGAAAAGTAAAGCGCAGTTTCCAGACTACTGAATTTGGAAAAATTATTTTGAAGGCGCGTAGCCACTATAAGGGGAACGGATACAGGCAGGCAGCAGATATGCTAAATGACATAAATGCACTTGAATAA
- a CDS encoding sugar transferase gives MEHKKGFYEKYIKRPQDFLCALLACIVLSPVMLIIAILVRVKIGSPVLFAQERPGLHGKIFKLYKFRTMTDERDENGQLLPDEQRLTPFGKMLRSTSLDELPELAAILVGRMSVCGPRPLLVKYLQLYDEHQVRRHEVRPGFTGLAQVNGRNSITWEEKFDYDVEYVDHITFLGDWKIIFMTVWTVLKREGINSETSATMEEFMGTKSTANESMRVQS, from the coding sequence ATGGAACATAAAAAGGGATTTTATGAAAAGTACATAAAACGTCCACAGGATTTTCTATGTGCATTACTGGCATGCATCGTTTTAAGCCCTGTCATGTTAATTATTGCAATTTTGGTAAGGGTAAAGATTGGGTCGCCGGTTCTTTTTGCACAGGAAAGGCCAGGGTTACACGGTAAGATATTTAAACTGTATAAATTTCGAACAATGACAGATGAAAGAGATGAAAATGGTCAGTTATTGCCGGACGAACAGCGCCTCACACCTTTCGGTAAAATGCTTCGTTCGACTTCTTTAGATGAATTACCAGAATTGGCGGCGATCCTCGTTGGACGGATGTCGGTCTGCGGTCCTCGTCCGTTGCTGGTTAAGTATCTTCAACTATATGACGAACATCAGGTAAGAAGGCATGAGGTTAGACCTGGATTTACAGGATTGGCACAAGTGAATGGCAGAAATTCAATCACATGGGAAGAAAAGTTTGATTATGATGTAGAGTATGTAGATCATATAACATTTCTTGGTGACTGGAAGATTATTTTCATGACCGTATGGACGGTATTGAAACGGGAAGGAATTAATTCTGAAACTTCTGCGACCATGGAAGAGTTTATGGGAACAAAAAGTACCGCCAACGAAAGCATGAGGGTGCAATCATGA
- a CDS encoding helix-turn-helix transcriptional regulator: MPKPRTKTGEKNLISKQLIELRRKYDYSQRDLAYQLQLAGYDMDKNVITRIETNKRYVTDLELKALTEIFHVSYDYLINGEGGDDEKGQ, from the coding sequence ATGCCAAAACCAAGAACTAAGACCGGAGAAAAGAATCTGATCAGCAAACAGCTCATTGAACTTAGGAGAAAATACGATTATTCTCAAAGAGACCTGGCTTACCAGCTTCAACTGGCAGGCTATGACATGGATAAGAATGTGATTACCAGAATTGAGACAAATAAACGGTATGTCACGGATTTGGAGTTAAAAGCTCTGACGGAGATTTTCCATGTTTCTTATGATTATTTGATTAATGGGGAAGGAGGGGATGACGAAAAGGGGCAGTAA
- a CDS encoding protein kinase: MYAEEVERILKQKVQSTLSLGRYLGKGGMAEVYEVLGMGQEAVLKVVSVDQLLSKMEGSYKSYDFYYEHIVRYLRQEIHFLMKMRDCKYITRLIDSCEICTGKVGRANLFFMFEEKYQCLDDFVRTQNLTEGLLIQIAIDVLKALEALEERKILHRDIKPGNIFIKWVEGSPRFILGDFGLARELTFQYSKVTPHGTRAFGAPEVLNGRELVGFNSDIFSLGASLYYILTQGECPIRFYKQGGKPRLQQGSAAFQNVILKAIEWEPTARYLHAVDMRRELERLPVVNNVNRIFFNVYVYLAKKALMEDKKNLAEAYAVEGFQKFRESGRRTPNKEELACFRIIIYIKMSLDKQYRMLKSEEVLMLKMMAESEDAVAQYLYGLYFYDKGEEKEGLFYMKKSAENGSEIGGYTYGRMLCQGYRKIQGNMQKGIGYLESAAKKGYIPAIRYLKRIQKKGREGYCPNEEIAQLLNTEISNYEQEKLLYAIPFI; encoded by the coding sequence ATGTATGCTGAAGAAGTTGAACGTATTCTGAAACAGAAGGTTCAAAGTACGTTAAGTTTAGGGAGATACCTGGGAAAGGGAGGAATGGCAGAAGTATATGAGGTATTGGGGATGGGGCAAGAGGCTGTACTTAAGGTAGTTTCTGTTGACCAACTCCTGTCAAAGATGGAGGGAAGTTATAAGTCATATGATTTTTACTATGAGCATATTGTCAGATATTTGAGACAGGAAATCCATTTTTTGATGAAAATGCGCGATTGTAAGTATATAACAAGGCTTATTGATTCATGCGAAATCTGCACCGGGAAGGTGGGAAGAGCAAATCTGTTTTTTATGTTTGAAGAGAAGTATCAATGTCTGGATGATTTTGTTCGGACACAGAATTTGACAGAAGGATTGCTGATCCAAATTGCAATAGATGTGCTAAAAGCCCTGGAAGCATTAGAAGAAAGGAAAATATTGCATCGGGATATTAAACCGGGGAATATTTTTATTAAATGGGTTGAAGGAAGTCCCAGATTTATTCTTGGGGATTTTGGCCTTGCAAGGGAATTAACTTTTCAGTATAGCAAGGTGACGCCGCATGGGACGAGGGCTTTTGGAGCGCCGGAAGTGTTGAATGGAAGGGAACTGGTGGGATTTAACAGTGATATTTTCAGCCTTGGAGCAAGTCTGTACTATATTTTGACACAGGGAGAATGCCCGATCAGGTTTTATAAGCAGGGAGGAAAGCCTAGGCTGCAGCAAGGTTCAGCAGCATTTCAGAATGTTATTTTGAAGGCAATAGAGTGGGAGCCGACTGCGAGATATCTGCATGCAGTGGATATGAGAAGGGAACTTGAAAGGTTGCCTGTGGTCAATAATGTAAATAGAATTTTCTTTAACGTTTATGTGTATCTTGCAAAGAAGGCGTTGATGGAAGATAAGAAGAATCTTGCTGAAGCGTATGCGGTTGAAGGTTTTCAAAAATTCAGAGAGTCTGGGAGGAGGACGCCCAATAAAGAAGAACTGGCATGTTTTAGAATTATTATTTATATCAAAATGTCTTTGGACAAGCAATATCGTATGCTGAAGTCGGAAGAAGTTCTGATGCTTAAAATGATGGCTGAGTCGGAGGATGCTGTGGCACAATACTTGTATGGACTGTATTTTTATGACAAAGGGGAGGAAAAGGAAGGCCTCTTTTATATGAAAAAATCGGCCGAGAACGGTTCGGAAATTGGAGGCTATACTTATGGGAGAATGCTTTGTCAGGGGTATCGGAAGATTCAGGGAAATATGCAGAAAGGGATTGGATATTTAGAAAGCGCAGCAAAAAAGGGATATATACCGGCTATCCGATACTTAAAACGAATTCAGAAAAAGGGACGGGAAGGTTATTGCCCCAATGAGGAGATTGCGCAGTTGCTAAATACGGAAATCTCTAATTATGAGCAGGAAAAATTACTGTATGCAATTCCGTTTATATAG
- a CDS encoding transcription termination/antitermination NusG family protein → MWYVIQTMSGQEDSLVKMVKKQLSKECYADCFYIKREYTLKIGGEYRVYLKPLFPAYVFIQTDSPEEVYFELKNIPKLSKLLASEGEMFLRVAEDEQEFLESIQDETHVVRRSLVRVDEEGQIVAAEGALGEYLGCMVRQRLRKRSVWIEKELLGEVREILLGVRLETD, encoded by the coding sequence GTGTGGTATGTGATTCAGACGATGTCCGGCCAAGAGGACAGTCTGGTGAAAATGGTTAAGAAGCAACTTTCGAAAGAGTGTTATGCGGATTGCTTCTATATAAAAAGAGAATATACGCTTAAAATAGGCGGGGAATATCGGGTTTATCTGAAACCATTGTTCCCGGCTTATGTTTTTATTCAAACGGATTCGCCGGAAGAAGTGTATTTTGAATTGAAAAATATTCCGAAGCTCAGTAAGTTGCTTGCGAGTGAGGGTGAGATGTTTCTGAGGGTGGCGGAGGATGAGCAGGAGTTTTTGGAAAGTATTCAGGATGAGACGCATGTGGTCAGGAGGTCGCTTGTCCGGGTTGATGAGGAAGGGCAGATTGTGGCCGCGGAGGGAGCGCTTGGGGAATATCTGGGATGTATGGTAAGGCAGAGGCTTCGGAAGAGGAGCGTTTGGATAGAGAAGGAGTTGTTGGGGGAAGTGAGGGAGATTTTGTTGGGGGTTCGATTGGAGACGGATTAA
- the loaP gene encoding antiterminator LoaP, whose protein sequence is MIRLATETLRLTCSKKVFAYTIWPKGGIPIWYALYCPRENEQDVIQMCREHLTHSAAKDIFAFTYDRMRKYQGTWHLEKKPMFPDYVFLESEDSGKLYEELRNFGKMANVQDESTTFTPVTPEEEEMLRRLCGRQHHLKMSRGIIRDGVTLITEGPLIGLENQIRKIDRHKRLARVERRNGNSSDYITAGLEIVEKS, encoded by the coding sequence ATGATCAGATTGGCAACGGAAACTCTTAGATTAACATGTTCTAAGAAAGTATTTGCCTATACTATATGGCCTAAAGGAGGGATTCCTATCTGGTATGCATTATATTGTCCCAGAGAGAATGAGCAGGATGTGATACAGATGTGCAGAGAGCATTTGACACATTCGGCGGCGAAAGATATCTTTGCATTTACGTATGATAGGATGCGAAAATATCAGGGCACCTGGCATTTGGAGAAAAAGCCTATGTTTCCAGACTATGTATTTCTGGAGAGTGAAGATTCCGGAAAGTTGTATGAAGAGCTTAGGAATTTCGGGAAAATGGCGAATGTTCAGGATGAGAGTACAACATTTACACCGGTCACTCCGGAAGAGGAAGAAATGTTAAGGCGTCTCTGCGGAAGGCAGCATCATTTGAAAATGTCCAGAGGAATCATTCGGGATGGAGTCACGTTGATTACGGAAGGGCCGCTTATAGGGTTGGAAAATCAGATCCGAAAGATCGACAGGCACAAAAGGCTTGCCCGTGTGGAGCGGAGAAATGGAAATTCTTCTGACTATATTACTGCGGGGTTGGAGATTGTAGAGAAAAGTTGA
- a CDS encoding acetyltransferase, whose product MDMRNLYIIGAGGFGREVVWLIERINKVNLTWNLKGFIDDNTFLWGKNEGEYPVLGGCDYLLEEAEKKEVYTVCAVGSAKVRKTIVEKLSGKVQFATVVDPDVIVSKRVEIGEGCIICAGTIITVDIKIGSHVIINLDCTIGHDGIIHDFVTMYPSVNVSGNVEIGECSELGTGMQIIQGKKIGTGSIVGAGAVVVKDIPDRCTALGSPAKPIKFFE is encoded by the coding sequence ATGGATATGAGAAATTTATACATAATCGGGGCTGGCGGCTTTGGGAGAGAGGTTGTCTGGCTGATTGAAAGAATTAACAAAGTTAATCTTACCTGGAATCTTAAAGGATTCATTGATGATAACACTTTTTTGTGGGGAAAGAATGAAGGCGAATATCCAGTTTTAGGTGGCTGTGATTATCTGCTAGAGGAAGCTGAAAAAAAAGAGGTATATACGGTTTGTGCCGTGGGCTCTGCAAAAGTCAGGAAGACGATTGTTGAAAAGTTGTCTGGAAAAGTTCAGTTTGCAACTGTAGTCGATCCGGATGTTATTGTTTCCAAAAGAGTAGAAATTGGCGAGGGTTGTATCATTTGTGCTGGGACAATTATTACTGTAGATATTAAAATAGGCAGCCATGTGATTATTAATCTTGATTGTACTATCGGACATGATGGCATTATTCATGATTTTGTGACTATGTATCCAAGTGTCAATGTATCTGGTAATGTAGAAATTGGCGAATGTAGCGAATTGGGAACCGGGATGCAGATTATTCAGGGAAAAAAGATTGGTACAGGAAGTATTGTAGGTGCTGGAGCAGTAGTTGTTAAAGATATTCCAGACAGGTGTACTGCGTTGGGAAGCCCGGCAAAACCAATCAAATTTTTTGAATAG